From Aquabacter sp. L1I39, the proteins below share one genomic window:
- the rplJ gene encoding 50S ribosomal protein L10 has translation MDRAEKQELVTTLAEVFKTTSVVVVAHYSGLTVAQMSKLRRQMKAEGATVKVAKNRLAKIALEGSDVAHVASLLKGPTIIAYSSDPVAAPKVAVEFAKGNDKFVILGGAMGKTALNADGVKALATMPSLDELRAKLVGLIQAPATKIAQLTTAPAAKLARVFGAYAKQDEAA, from the coding sequence GTGGATCGAGCGGAAAAACAAGAGCTCGTCACGACGCTCGCCGAAGTGTTCAAGACCACTTCGGTCGTCGTGGTGGCCCACTATTCCGGCCTCACCGTGGCCCAGATGTCGAAGCTTCGTCGACAGATGAAGGCCGAGGGTGCGACCGTGAAGGTGGCGAAGAACCGCCTCGCCAAGATCGCTCTGGAAGGCTCCGACGTCGCCCATGTGGCGTCCCTTCTGAAGGGACCCACCATCATCGCTTATTCGAGCGATCCGGTGGCGGCGCCGAAGGTTGCCGTCGAGTTTGCCAAGGGTAACGACAAGTTCGTCATCCTCGGCGGCGCGATGGGCAAGACGGCCCTCAATGCTGACGGTGTGAAGGCGCTCGCCACCATGCCGTCCCTTGACGAGCTGCGTGCGAAGCTGGTCGGCCTCATCCAGGCCCCGGCTACCAAGATCGCCCAGCTCACCACGGCGCCTGCTGCGAAGCTCGCGCGCGTGTTTGGGGCCTATGCCAAGCAGGACGAAGCCGCGTGA
- the rplL gene encoding 50S ribosomal protein L7/L12: MADLTKLVDELSSLTVLEAAELAKLLEEKWGVSAAAAVAVAAAPGAAAAAPAVEEQTEFTVVLAAAGDKKIEVIKEVRAITGLGLKEAKDLVEGAPKPVKEGVSKDEAEKLKAQLEKAGAKVELK; the protein is encoded by the coding sequence ATGGCTGATCTGACCAAGCTCGTTGACGAGCTGTCCTCCCTGACCGTTCTCGAGGCCGCCGAGCTCGCGAAGCTCCTCGAGGAGAAGTGGGGCGTTTCCGCTGCTGCCGCCGTCGCGGTTGCGGCTGCCCCCGGCGCGGCTGCTGCCGCTCCGGCCGTCGAAGAGCAGACCGAGTTCACCGTGGTGCTCGCGGCTGCCGGCGACAAGAAGATCGAGGTCATCAAGGAAGTCCGCGCCATCACCGGCCTGGGCCTCAAGGAAGCCAAGGATCTGGTCGAAGGCGCGCCCAAGCCCGTCAAGGAAGGCGTGTCCAAGGACGAAGCCGAGAAGCTCAAGGCCCAGCTCGAGAAGGCTGGCGCCAAGGTCGAGCTCAAGTGA
- the rplK gene encoding 50S ribosomal protein L11, whose translation MAKKITGYVKLQVAAGSANPAPPIGPALGQRGLNIMEFCKAFNAATQKEEKGMPIPVVITVYQDRSFTFELKTPPVSYFLKKAAGLETKKKPGSGSKTPGKGATVGKVTRAQMVEIAEKKMKDLNCDTVESALQMIEGSARSMGLQVQG comes from the coding sequence ATGGCGAAGAAGATTACCGGTTACGTCAAGCTGCAGGTTGCGGCTGGCAGCGCCAACCCGGCGCCGCCCATCGGCCCCGCGCTCGGTCAGCGCGGCCTGAACATCATGGAATTCTGCAAGGCGTTCAATGCCGCCACGCAGAAGGAAGAGAAGGGGATGCCGATCCCCGTCGTGATCACGGTCTACCAGGACCGTTCCTTCACCTTCGAGCTGAAGACCCCTCCGGTCTCCTACTTCCTCAAGAAGGCCGCCGGCCTCGAGACGAAGAAGAAGCCCGGCTCCGGCTCCAAGACCCCCGGCAAGGGTGCGACCGTCGGCAAGGTGACCCGCGCCCAGATGGTCGAGATCGCCGAGAAGAAGATGAAGGATCTGAACTGCGACACCGTTGAGTCCGCGCTTCAGATGATCGAAGGCTCGGCCCGCTCCATGGGCCTCCAGGTTCAGGGGTGA
- the rplA gene encoding 50S ribosomal protein L1, whose translation MANHGKRVRATREGIDRTKLYSLDEALALLKERTTAKFDETIEVAINLGVDPRHADQMVRGVCNLPNGSGRTVRVAVFARGAKADEAKAAGADIVGAEDLLETIQGGTIDFDRCIATPDLMPLVGRLGKVLGPRGLMPNPKVGTVTMDVKGAVAAAKGGAVEFRVEKAGIIHGGIGKASFAQDKLAENIRAFVDAVVKAKPTGAKGTYVQRVAVSSTMGPGIKVEPSTVLVA comes from the coding sequence ATGGCGAATCACGGCAAGCGCGTCCGCGCCACCCGCGAGGGTATTGATCGCACCAAGCTCTATTCTCTGGATGAGGCGCTCGCCCTCCTGAAGGAGCGCACCACCGCCAAGTTCGACGAGACCATTGAGGTCGCGATCAATCTGGGCGTGGATCCCCGTCATGCGGACCAGATGGTCCGCGGCGTCTGCAACCTGCCCAACGGCTCGGGCCGCACGGTGCGCGTGGCGGTGTTCGCCCGTGGCGCCAAGGCGGACGAGGCGAAGGCCGCCGGGGCTGACATTGTCGGCGCCGAGGACCTGCTGGAGACCATCCAGGGCGGCACGATCGACTTCGATCGCTGCATCGCCACCCCCGACCTGATGCCGCTCGTCGGCCGCCTCGGCAAGGTGCTCGGCCCGCGCGGCCTGATGCCGAACCCGAAGGTCGGCACCGTGACCATGGACGTGAAGGGCGCCGTCGCTGCCGCCAAGGGCGGCGCGGTGGAGTTCCGCGTCGAGAAGGCCGGTATCATCCACGGCGGTATCGGCAAGGCCTCCTTCGCGCAGGACAAGCTGGCCGAGAACATCCGCGCCTTCGTGGACGCGGTTGTGAAGGCCAAGCCCACCGGCGCCAAGGGCACCTATGTGCAGCGCGTGGCGGTGTCGTCCACCATGGGCCCGGGCATCAAGGTGGAGCCCTCCACCGTTCTGGTCGCCTGA